The sequence TACAATTTTTTTGAGTTATTTTAATTATTGGATGATCTAAGTCTGTTATACAGGATTCGAACCAAAGACCAAACCATTCAATTTTTGGAGGATTATTTCTTAACCAATAATCAATTTTAGATACTTGCATAATATATTCTTTAAATCTCTCCCTTACTTCCCTAATATCTTCTTCTGGTAAACATTCTAAGCTACCCTCTAATATACATTGTTCTGGAGTTGAAGAAGGCCATGTTCCTGCATGGATTTTGCATACACTTGTAGGTATAATATTTTGATTAATTATTTCTACCAATTCTTTATCTTTTATCCCAAATGGCATATATTTAATATCTTCTTCTTCAAAGATATAATATTTATATGATGGGAATTTTTTAGCTTCTACTTGGCGCATTAAGGAAAAATTATCTATAGCATTATAGAGATAAATAGCTTTTTCAATAGCATTTGGTGTTCCCCATTTAGCTTCAATTCCAGTAGCAATACCTGGTACTATTATTCTAAAGAATTGCGCTCCTCGATTAGAAATACCTATGATATACCCACTAGGTTCTGTATATATTCCTGCATCAGCAGTATATCCTTTTACTGCACAAGCTAAAGCACCATTTCCACCAGCCTCTTCTTCAATAGTATTTTCTATTATTACACTACCCTTTAATGAAATACCTGCTTCTATAATGCTTTCTAATGCCATTATTTGTGCAGCCACTCCACCTTTTTGATCAAGAGTCCCGCGACCATATAATTTTCCATTTTCAATTTCACCACCAAATGGATCGTGTTTCCATAATAATCTATTCTCTACAGGAACTGTATCTACATGCCCCATTAAGATGAGGGATTTTCCATTGCCCTTTCCTTTTAGAGTACCCACTACATTTGGCCTATTTTTATAACTTTCACGATACTCTTCTAAAGGAATAAAGAATGGATGTTTAGATAATTCTTCTATATCGATTTCAAAAACATCTAGCTCAAGACCTAAATTACTAAGTTTTTCAGCTATAAATTTCTGAATTTCACCTTCTTCTCCGGTTATGCTTGGTATTTGAACTAATTTCTGAGCAAAATTAATGATTTCTTTCCTCTTATTTTCTATAGTACTTAATATTTTTTCACGAATAACGTTTTTCATACTTATGAGAAAATAATTGGCTATTTAAAAATTTTTTTAAGAAAAGGTGATACCGACAAGATAAACTTATTATTCTAAAAATCCAGGTATTATTATTAAAATTAATATGAGAAAGTAGTTTCATTACGAATCCCAAGAGTTTTTAA is a genomic window of Nitrososphaerota archaeon containing:
- a CDS encoding ArgE/DapE family deacylase, whose translation is MKNVIREKILSTIENKRKEIINFAQKLVQIPSITGEEGEIQKFIAEKLSNLGLELDVFEIDIEELSKHPFFIPLEEYRESYKNRPNVVGTLKGKGNGKSLILMGHVDTVPVENRLLWKHDPFGGEIENGKLYGRGTLDQKGGVAAQIMALESIIEAGISLKGSVIIENTIEEEAGGNGALACAVKGYTADAGIYTEPSGYIIGISNRGAQFFRIIVPGIATGIEAKWGTPNAIEKAIYLYNAIDNFSLMRQVEAKKFPSYKYYIFEEEDIKYMPFGIKDKELVEIINQNIIPTSVCKIHAGTWPSSTPEQCILEGSLECLPEEDIREVRERFKEYIMQVSKIDYWLRNNPPKIEWFGLWFESCITDLDHPIIKITQKNCSEVTGITPKLKGGGGSDLRCLVKYAKTPSIIFGGGIGGNAHGVDEYLELESLINSTKILALNILDWCGVENY